The proteins below are encoded in one region of Agelaius phoeniceus isolate bAgePho1 chromosome 33, bAgePho1.hap1, whole genome shotgun sequence:
- the LOC143696330 gene encoding phospholemman-like, whose amino-acid sequence MAPSAAGTDLVRSERERFSYDYDSLRLGGLIVAGIFFVLGILLILSRRCRCKFDQQPKTGEPDEAEGPLRQSMRRLSTRMR is encoded by the exons ATGGCGCCGAGCGCGGCGGGCACAG ATTTGGTGCGGTCGGAGCGGGAGAGGTTCAGCTACG attACGACTCCCTGCGCCTCGGGGGCCTCATCGTGGCCGGGATCTTCTTCGTGCTCGggatcctcctcatcctca gTCGCCGCTGCCGCTGCAAGTTCGACCAACAGCCAAA GACGGGGGAGCCGGACGAGGCCGAGGGGCCCCTGAGGCAATCGATGAGAC GTCTCTCCACCCGCATGAGATGA